In Gadus chalcogrammus isolate NIFS_2021 chromosome 13, NIFS_Gcha_1.0, whole genome shotgun sequence, the genomic stretch TGTATAGTTCCCAAAAAGCTCACTGCATCCTGTGGTTAAACCAGGGCTAGGATGTTGGCTCCCGTCCCTCTAAAGATTAGTTATTTCTCCTTCCTTAAAGAAGCAGGAGGGTGCATTTCCCTGCATGAAATGTGCATCCTGTTTCAGTGTTTTTACTTTACGGGTGAAGCTCAATCCGAATCACGTTACCCATAAAAGTTGCTCCGAGGTTTTGTCAGGAATGCTCGCCTTGTTACAGAGCCACGCATCCACAGTGATCTCAGCTGGGAAGAATCTCATTGGCTCCGAAGCGGGCGAAGAACATCAGGGAACCGTTCGGGAGGCTAGGCGCAGCCAAGGGGCTGGACGGGGGAGCGTCCCAGGAGAGCCTTGTTACCGCGGCCCCGACACTGGGCGATGTCCTGCTAGAACTCCCATCTCTAAccccagctctccctctctcttggttCCAGGGGTGTCTTGGTGATTCCAGCATGTGCCTGGGCGAGCAGATGATCCGAACCCTCCAGGACCTGAAGCAGACGGGACGCCCGCGGCCCCTGAGCGCGCCCTGCGCCGGCTCCTTCCCCGTCCCGCCGCTCTGCCAGCGCCGGAGCCGGCCCGGCCGGGACGCCCGGGTGACGCGGCTCCGCGTGTCCAGCTCCAGCGAGGCCAGCGCCTACGACTCGGCCTGCTGCCTGGCCGggcccctggaggaggaggaggaggaggagggggaggcgggggaggggcgGCTGGGCCCCGGGTCCCCCAGCAGCCGCAAGAGCCTGGACCTGGACTCGGGGTACTCGGAGGCGTCCTGGCAGGACGAGGGCGTGGTGCTGCGGAGGACCCGGAACGTGCGGGTGTCCGCCTCGGCGTGCCTGCGCACCAACCGGGGCGCGTCGGGCCGGGTCAGGCCCAAGTCCACGTCGGACGCGTGCCTGGAGCGCTGGACGTCGTTCGAGGcgtgcggcggcggcgccgaGGACTGGACGGCGGCGCTGCTGAGCCGCAGCAGGAACCGCTCGCCACTGGTCCTCGGGGACAACAGCTTCGCCGACCTCATCCAGAACTGGATGGACCTGCCCGAGTGCCCCGAGCCGGCGGAGCTGCCGCCCAGCGCGGGACGTCGCCTGGCCAAGGACCTGCTGGGGAACATGCGCAGGAAGCTGGCAGGGAGGGCcaagggggtggaggtgaggcgCCGGCCGGTGGACCCCAACAGGGCCAGCCGGCCCCTGGAGGCCCCCAAGCGCATGTCCTGCCCCGTGGGCTTCCAGGCCCTCAAACCCTTCTTCCACCAGTCGCACACTGGCATCCACCAGCTGGACTCTACAGACTTCTACCAGTTCAACGCCCTGATGAAGAGCGGCAGCCGGCAGCCCATCATATGCAACGACATCATTGGATACATCTGAACCACGCTGCTGTGTTGGAAGAGAACGGACCCTGTTCCATAAATGTATATAGAAGGATATTTCGAATTTGACATCTGGTATGTTGGTACACTTTTTGTATACTGTTGTAATAAAAGGGTTTTCTATTTAATatgaaaaatgtgtttgtcGGAATTTGGATCATAAGAGTTCATAGAAGTAAAAAGGTAATATCAtgttatttatatctatatagacGGGGGTTGCAACGTAATGCAGTGTCCTGCTAACAGACTGATGAAAGCCTGTCTCATACCATGGCTTGGAGCTATGCGAGGGTAAAGGGGTGGAGAACAGTCGGCCTTTGTCCAGGAAAACTGTATGTTGATGAGCAGAAGAGgcaaggtgggggtggggggggggggggggcattgtgaTGCAGATAGGATAGGCAGGTGAGGGGAACACACCTgtgggtgtggggtggggggggagggagagcgattTCGGATTGTTCTGCTCCTAGCACTGGTTGCTAGGAAGGACATGTTTGAAAGGTTCCCCACACTTGGCTGAAACAGCGCTGTCATTCTGTGGTTCTCTCTATATTCAAATCCAGTTTAGAGAAGTGAAGTGAAAGACGAATGTTCCTCATCGGCAGATTCACCTTTATTGTGACACTTGGTCATGAAAGCAGCTAATCATCAACAAAAACGGTCACAGCATTAACAATGGAAATCTACTTGCATCGTTGATTAAAGGTCGATTAACTTTAAGATCAAATTACCTTGGCTGCTGGAGCCAGCGAGAAGTTTTATAAATGAATACAGATTGACATCCCCACATGCAGATACAATTGGCGCCTACATGAAAACTTAAATACTAATACAGTTAAAACAGATATCCTGTTTCCAGAACATCTACAATTGAAAAATATTTGGCAGCAACAAAAATCCCAATAATAGATGTGTTTAAGGCCTGGCAGGACCGAGGTGTTTTAACCTCAGACTTTAGAGAGAGCATATCACTGTCTTTGATACATTTGATGGTTTATATGAGTGAAGAGCCTATCAGGTGCATAGAACATTGCAATTGTGTGACTGGACACAAGTGCACTTAAAACATACAGATGGCCAAAAcgtttaatttaaaaaatacaagcacATTAAAACCTTTCATTTCACATAATGACAGAAGGGAGGTAAAAAGCAGTAGTTTAGTCGTCTTTGCCCAATATTTGAAACACCATTGACCCTTATAACATTGGATCTGAAGAAGAGAGCTCCGCTGTTGACCTCAGTGACCTCAGTGGAGCAGGTACCTGATGGGTGGAACGTCCTCACAGTCTTCGTCTTCAGCAAACGAGGCATAGATCTCCAGAATGCGTATGTGCGGAGGAATCTCTGATTTGGTCACCATTCGCACCACATCAGATACACTGAGGAGAGAAAGGGTTAGGGTCGGATCGttagggggggggttggggttagaggATTAGCTACATTTAGTAATATTTGAATCATTATAATTAGCAATATAGTCATATTTCAGGCTCAATTAAGTTCATTCATTGATTtgataaaatacaaaacaatgaaAACCAAAGTCGTTTCTTAttgatttcattttattttgtgtttcttttatcATCCAAAGTGGCTCTTTGGTTACATTATATTTGCCACTGTGTTATATTAAGTTTAGTCCTGATTTGAATCATTTCACCACAAAGTGTAGTGTGTCAAAAGGTCAATCTCTCCATTAGAAAAAACCAACAGCTGGTTGGAGTCTGTCAGCCATCCCAGTGTTGCTAGTTCAGATCACAGGAGGACATCTGTAGCCGTTATCAGATGTGTGTTTATCATGTCAGTCCAGTCCCTCCCTCCAGTTCCTCTCAGACCCAACCCGACACAGGACGTGTAGGAAGCAGGTACTCAGGCTGAGAGCCCAGGATGGGACTTCTAGAAGGACCATCGTCCGCTACACCAGGATCTCTCTACCCgactcctggtctcctccccgGGCCCCGAGGAGCTCCATGCTCCCCTGGGACCCGGGTGTCAACACAGAAGCcaagataaacaaacacaaacagccccTCCGGAGATTAATAATGAAGTAAACACAAAAAGTGGGCActgggagtctcgggtctcaaGACGAAATGTCACATTTGAATATTGTCG encodes the following:
- the inka1b gene encoding PAK4-inhibitor inka2 is translated as MGCLGDSSMCLGEQMIRTLQDLKQTGRPRPLSAPCAGSFPVPPLCQRRSRPGRDARVTRLRVSSSSEASAYDSACCLAGPLEEEEEEEGEAGEGRLGPGSPSSRKSLDLDSGYSEASWQDEGVVLRRTRNVRVSASACLRTNRGASGRVRPKSTSDACLERWTSFEACGGGAEDWTAALLSRSRNRSPLVLGDNSFADLIQNWMDLPECPEPAELPPSAGRRLAKDLLGNMRRKLAGRAKGVEVRRRPVDPNRASRPLEAPKRMSCPVGFQALKPFFHQSHTGIHQLDSTDFYQFNALMKSGSRQPIICNDIIGYI